From the Porites lutea chromosome 5, jaPorLute2.1, whole genome shotgun sequence genome, the window aggaaaaggacagttaaaaacatcacaagttgacacaaaactctgttagcttcagctgtcaaagtaaactactttcaagatgctgcatgatttttccgcatgaactcacatgtcaaattttgaccaatcagagtataaaaattggacgtagagcgtgaccaacgcgtgaccatggtaagataaggtcttccccgcctgtacttttaaaaaaactggatgaattttcgcttccgaggtcagtttgaaatatAAATCtcaatagtgcggggccatagtgacatagacacaacatatttgatatgaatccttggaaaaaataaactggtaatttgtcagcggataactttaaaaaatactcgacctcgatgggtcgacaattgagcccgcggtacggtcaggtgatactggtcagcggatgccctgttttgatagctgtcaattgatcacaacattgatgtgcaattagttttctcttgggctcccaaactagctaaaagtgtgagagtaaacattggttggttggtgcggacggacggtcggcgggcggtcggtgtacggtcacgtgattatcaaattttctgcgatgggtagatttacttaacAGTGGGGCTCCGCCCACCCGCGCGCGTAAAAGGttaagggaaaagggaaaaagtgctaaaagtaggaaggaaaagaaaaagaaaagaaagaaagaaagacaaaaagcacaCAAACTCGATTGCCAGGATGCGAGCTCGCACCTCTCGGCCAGCTGTTTGATAGCTTCGCGTGCCTGAAACTTCACCACGCAgccaagaaagcaaaatacaagACACGTTCGATCTCTGAATAATATGTCAGGAACAATCACGCGACCCACCgtctgaaaaagaaatactttTCACACgatttcaaatgaaaaaaaaaaaaaaaaaaaaaaaggacagtgaCGTTAATCGTGCAAatatcttttgcagaaaaaaaatagtgCAGAAGAGAGTGCGACCTTCCAAATCATCTTTTCTTCATAAATGGACGACTTTCTTGATGTAGTATCGATGCTGCCAGCAGCCCGACTAATAAGGGCAAGTAGAATCTTTGTGGCTGAACATAAAGCTAATCGACCGTGAGACATCAGGGAGTCTTTCCTGTTGTTTTGATTGTCATCGTAGTCGAGCACGCAACATTAAAGAAGCGGCTGCCTGTGAATTTCTTGGCGTCAAAAAAGGGCGCagtattcagttttatttatttccttaaGTCATTTTGCATATATTACGTTCCACATGgcgcaagccatgccacatgccattccgcaaactcattccgccttttaccctcaccaTAAAGTGTTGCAATAATTCCATGTAGGCAAAGGTTTCCTTTACGTTGGTTGACTTTTCTAAACTTACCTTGACGCGAAAAAACTCATTTCCTTTTAAGCCTTTGGTAAATCTATCAACAATGGCTGATGTAGTTGTCTGAAAGCAATAAAGACAAATATATGAACGCATATGCGTACTGATTGGAGATTTATAGCTGCAGTTTTTGTAGTTGGCTCATTTCACTAATGGCTGAATTcagcagtgtttttttttccttagcaGTTATTTATTAGTGTGAATACCCTTTTTTGGCGGACCCTTGAACAGTAGAAACGGTTGATAAGCAACTTCATCGGGTTACATTCGATGCGCCTTGTAATTTTCTAATCATTTGCCACTATGTTTATCAGTTAAGTATTGAATGATTAAAGTTATCACTAGGGATTGAAGTTATTTGTAGGGATTTGAGGTATGAGAAAAATGACACTAGCTTGCGAACAGGCTCCGAAGTGGTGCGGGGCTTAAAAGAAAATCTTCAAGCGAAGCGAACCAagtgaaaaccaaaaaaaaaaaaaggaaaaagaaatcaGCAAGCGAAGCGAGTCGAGCATGGCCTTGGGAAGAAAGCAAGGCGGAGAAGACTGTAGAATACGTTTTGATGCCGGCCAACAATGATACCAGATCTGATTGGTCATTGGTACTCATTTCACGAAAAATATCCACGTGCGCACGAATGTTATTGAATTATGAAATTTTGGTATCATGATCGATCATGATCCTCCGGATTCTCCCCCCGGTCGCAGGAAGCAGTAGGGTTAACTAGACAATGGTAACTTATTTGACTGAAAGACTTACCTTATTTACGTCTCGGCAACAAAAGTCCCAGTAACGCCCCATAATATAAATCAGCCTGTAACCAGTGAAATTGGCTGGTCCTGCTTTTAGAGGAAAACACAGCAAAGCTGAACACAAATAGGAGTAacagaaaagaaattttaagacTTGGAAGTAAATTGACGA encodes:
- the LOC140938257 gene encoding uncharacterized protein — its product is MQTCYDECLRTLGKKDLTTEKQKKSQVFQRFKRAETVQKTCEVKPSLCQEDKQRRVNAIPANNITITFHKLRDTGRFYANVLWTPPPGPANFTGYRLIYIMGRYWDFCCRDVNKTTTSAIVDRFTKGLKGNEFFRVKVSLEKSTNVKETFAYMELLQHFMSGCWQHRYYIKKVVHL